ATCTCGATTGAGGAAGAGGCTATTAAAAGAGGCTATTCGATCAACACCTCCTATTCAGAGATGATCTCGAAACTCGCTCTGCAGGTTGCACTTGGCAAGCTAGGGTTAGAAGAGGCAATTGAAAATGCTTCTAATAAGATCTTCGGGGATCTATATAGAAGCACTCTGGACATCTTAATGGGTAGGCTTGTAGGTGGAGGAGGAAGATCCTTTATAGTGATATACACATCATCAGGCTCAGATCCATATGCGGCTAGTAGGGAATTCTTTTCAAAGGTATCTAATGCGATTAAAAGGGAGTATCCAGGGGCTTCTATACTGTGGACTGGTAGCAATGTTATAAACGAGGATCTCAAGAGGATCTCTTCTGAAGATATTGCGAGGATCTCCAGGGTTAGCGAGATCCTGGTTTTTATAGTGCTTCTAGCTATATTGGGTAGTATAGCAGCGGTGATCCTTCCATATGCAGGTATAGTTCTAGGTGTAGTTGTGGGCGGGGGGATCGCTTTCTTCATAGCATCTGGAGGTATTGCCGATATGCTCTCACTTACAAGAACACTCATATATGTTATACCACTTGGGCTGGGATCTGACTATGCTGCCTATCTAGTATATAGGTTTAGAGAGGAATATGCGAGGCTTGGCGATCCGAGGAAGGCTTCTGAGGAGGCTCTGAGGAGGGCTGGGCCTGCTATTGTAGCGAGTGCTTTAACGGTGATAGCTGGCTTCGGCTCCCTCGCACTTGGCTGGGAGTTCCCTCTCTTTAGAAGCCTCGGGGTATATATGCCTCTAGTTGTTGCTGTTACAGCAGCATCATGCCTCACATTGGTTCCAGCGATCCTCTCAATAGCCGGTGGATCTAGGGTGTTCTGGTGGGGTGTTAGGAGAAGCATGGGAATAGATCGTGCTGGGTATAGTATGAGCAAGATCTCAAGAACCTTTATAAGGATGGGCCCGGTAATACCCATAATATTTGTTATTGTATCGATTGCCTCTATAGCTATATATCCTGTGATCTCCTTCTCACATGATCTAAGGCTCTTCCTACCATCGAATAGCCCATCAATCATAGCTCTAGACACAATAGCCTCTGACATGGGATATGGGCAGGTGTTTCCAAGCTATATAGTTATTGTAAAGAGTTCAGCTATATCAACAGACGATCTAGTAAAGATCGAGAGCCTTGCCTCGAGGATCTCTGGCCTAGATGGTGTGCAGAGCGTTGAAGGGCCTACGAGACCGTTTGGAACCCCGATAAATATTTCCACATCATCTCTAGAGGATCCTGCGGTTTCTGCGTATATCTCGAATAATATAACATATATGAGGGTGGTTATAAAGAAAAATACGTTTAGCTCTGAAGCTATAGATCTTATTGAAAGGATAAGAGAGATCACAAAGGAGTGGGCTTCTACCAATGGGTATTCTGTCTATATAGGGGGAGCCACAGCTACTTCTGAGGAGTTGGATAGGCTTGTGAATAGCCTATTCTGGTATAGGGTCTTGCCTTTTGCTGTGATATCAATGATCCTGATCTTCACCCTTGTCTTTGGGAGCTTCTTAGCCGCGGTATTAGCTGTTCTACTCGTTGTGCTATCATCGCTAATATCGATGGTGTTAACTGGGATAGTATTTAATAGCATATTCTTATCACCTGTACTCTGGTTCCTCCCACAGGTAGTATTCACAGCGATGCTGGGTGTTGGTATGGATTATAATAGCTTCTACATGGCTAGAGCTAGAGAGATATGTCTTGTAGAGGGTGAATGCAGCTCCAAGGGAGTGGCAAGAGCTTCCGGGATTATTGGGAGGCTCATAATGGGTCTTGCGATGGTGATGGCAGCAGCTTTTGGATCCCTCATGCTATCCTCATCGATAGGCTTAAGAGAGATAGGGTTTTCACTGCTAGCTAGCGTGCTACTTATAGCATCTGCCGTCTCTTATCTAGTTATACCTCCCATCTTGTCTATGATTGGTAGGAGGATGTGGGTGAAAAGAGGTTCAAAATAGTTTTCATATAGCTATAGTATTTAGCCCTAAATACCCTTTATAATATATTCAATAGGTGTGGCTCTGTGCTTTCAATATCGATCATATGGGGTAAAGGTGTTCTTGTCACCGTTGATGGAAGATCCATGGATCCGGGTTTTCAAGAGCCTAGGAATGTAAGGGTAGTTATATATCAGGGGGATGGTAAGGATAAGCCCCTTGCGATTGTTTCCGGCTATGGAGATATTTCTATATTATCTTCTCTTTTCCAAATAGCCGAGGATGTGTTTATAGAGTGGTTCGATACAGCTGGTTCTAGGAGTTGGAGAAATCCTGGGGAGCTGGAGACGAGGAGGATAGTCTCGCAGATCGAAGAGAGAATCTTAGAGAGGTATAGGGATTTGAAAAACCTAGGTGTAACACCGAATGCCCAGCTATCGCTTGCCCTGGTAACCCAGGATGGCTCTCCAAAGCTATATTATTTCAATGAAAAGGGCCTTGCATCTCCCAGGCACCAGGCGCCTGGATATATAGTGCTTGGATCCCCGGCCTCTGTAGCTATTGCGGAAGCTCTTATAAGGGCTGTTGGTTACTCGCCTCAAGAGTCTATGGGGCTAAATCTAGGTGTTCTCTCAGCGTTCATGATCTCTCTAGCCTCGGAGGTTGATCCCAATGTCTCGCCTTATATAGGGGATTCGATATATATGAGATACGATCCTGAGGAGAAGGATGTGGTTGTTGGTAGCATCAAAGATCAGGCCCTTGTAAAGATGATAGAGAGGCTTGAGAGGCGAAGGGAGGCTGTGAAACTCCTGTGGAGGGCAATGGATATTCTCGGGGATGAGAGGGAGGAGAGGGTTTTAAGGCTTCTAAAGAGCCTCATAGAGGGTTCTACTCAGAAGCAAGAGTAGCGATTTAAATGCAATATATATGCTCTAGGAAATAGCATTAATGGTGTCCAATATGGATCTGGTTAGAGAGGCTTTCTCACCTAGGTCACAGGCTCTTAATAGAGCTACCAACTCTATAGTTACGTTTAATGAGAGGGCTATTGATGAGGCTTCGCATCTTGTTGAGAAGGGTCTAGAGCCTCTACCCATAGCTGTTAAAGATCTGATAGAGACGGCTGGGATCAGAACTACTATGGGGTCGAGGGTTTTCCAGGACTATGTTCCTAGGAGAGATGCCTGGGTTGTTAAAAGGCTTAAGAAGGCTGGATGGATCATTGTTGGTAAGACAAATACCCATGAGTTCGGCATGGGCCCCACAACTACTTCAAGCATATTCGGACCCACTAGAAATCCACATGATCTATCGAGGATCGCTGGGGGGAGTAGCGGGGGATCTGCTGCAGCAGTAGCAGCAGGCATAGTTCCAGTAGCCCTTGGCACAGACACACTTGGATCTGTTAGGATCCCTGCCTCCCTATGTGGTGTCTTCGGGTTTAAACCGTCCTACGGCTATATAGATACAGATGGCGTCTTCCCACTATCCCCATCCCTAGATACTGTGGGTGTGATAGCAAAAGATCTCTCTTGGGTTGAGAAAGCTATTAGATCTATTGTGCCTAGGCTCCTTAGAAAGGTTGAGCTGAAGAGCAAGCCAAGGCTAGCTATACCAAAGTGGTTTAGAGCTCCACATGAGATTATAAAGGGCTTTGAAGACATTGTAGAGGAGGTTGAGAATAGATTTCTAGACTATGTATCGGCTATAGGATATGATTATGAGGAGGTTGAGATGCCCGTAGCAGAGAGGCTGGCGTGGAGGGAGGTTATGGTGATAAGATATAGTGAGGGAACCCATATACATCTGAAATACAGGGATAAGTGGGATCTCTATTTCCCAGATGTTAGGAGGCTTGTTGAAAGGGGGCTTCAACAAGGCTACAGCGCTCTGGACTATCTAAGGGCTCTAGCATCTAGGGAGGAGGTGAGGCTAGAATTGGGAAGGATTCTCAAGAGGTTCGACGCCCTTATAACCCCCACCACCCTTATACCAGCGCCTA
The sequence above is drawn from the Sulfolobales archaeon genome and encodes:
- a CDS encoding MMPL family transporter, which codes for ISIEEEAIKRGYSINTSYSEMISKLALQVALGKLGLEEAIENASNKIFGDLYRSTLDILMGRLVGGGGRSFIVIYTSSGSDPYAASREFFSKVSNAIKREYPGASILWTGSNVINEDLKRISSEDIARISRVSEILVFIVLLAILGSIAAVILPYAGIVLGVVVGGGIAFFIASGGIADMLSLTRTLIYVIPLGLGSDYAAYLVYRFREEYARLGDPRKASEEALRRAGPAIVASALTVIAGFGSLALGWEFPLFRSLGVYMPLVVAVTAASCLTLVPAILSIAGGSRVFWWGVRRSMGIDRAGYSMSKISRTFIRMGPVIPIIFVIVSIASIAIYPVISFSHDLRLFLPSNSPSIIALDTIASDMGYGQVFPSYIVIVKSSAISTDDLVKIESLASRISGLDGVQSVEGPTRPFGTPINISTSSLEDPAVSAYISNNITYMRVVIKKNTFSSEAIDLIERIREITKEWASTNGYSVYIGGATATSEELDRLVNSLFWYRVLPFAVISMILIFTLVFGSFLAAVLAVLLVVLSSLISMVLTGIVFNSIFLSPVLWFLPQVVFTAMLGVGMDYNSFYMARAREICLVEGECSSKGVARASGIIGRLIMGLAMVMAAAFGSLMLSSSIGLREIGFSLLASVLLIASAVSYLVIPPILSMIGRRMWVKRGSK
- a CDS encoding amidase, which translates into the protein MDLVREAFSPRSQALNRATNSIVTFNERAIDEASHLVEKGLEPLPIAVKDLIETAGIRTTMGSRVFQDYVPRRDAWVVKRLKKAGWIIVGKTNTHEFGMGPTTTSSIFGPTRNPHDLSRIAGGSSGGSAAAVAAGIVPVALGTDTLGSVRIPASLCGVFGFKPSYGYIDTDGVFPLSPSLDTVGVIAKDLSWVEKAIRSIVPRLLRKVELKSKPRLAIPKWFRAPHEIIKGFEDIVEEVENRFLDYVSAIGYDYEEVEMPVAERLAWREVMVIRYSEGTHIHLKYRDKWDLYFPDVRRLVERGLQQGYSALDYLRALASREEVRLELGRILKRFDALITPTTLIPAPRIDDVIGREDGPIRGVLTYETIYASYVGAPAISIPALRVRNLPVGVQLIAGYGEDSKLLTISREVSQRQ